In Haloarcula marismortui ATCC 43049, the sequence TCTCCTTCTTCAGCAACGTCAGCGTGTTGTCGGCTGTCACAATTGCCGAGTGTTCGTATTCACCGGTCAATTCGACCTGCGCGAGTAGATCCACTGCTCGCCAAATCGAGTACAGCAGGCACGCAAACGCGAAATAAAAGAACCGGAGTCCGAAGTCTTTCGATGTCGTCGCGGCCATGAGCCGTTTAATCGACCTGTAGCCGCTTTCTATCTCCCACCGATACCTATACTCGGTGAGAAAAGCACTGCTGGTATTCGTTATAAACACTGAGTACTGACGGTGGTCGCCATGCTCAGAATCTTCCTTTCGCCGATAGAGTAGTGTTGTCTCGTGCCACTCATTCTTCCCGAGATGTAGTTTCCTATCAGTCTCGTATCGGTCTTGACCCCGCTGGAGCAACCGTTTGGCCTGCGCTTTCTCGCTGGTTTGCATCCGCTTCGGCACGACATACGACAGTCCACGCTGGCTGAGCATCTCCAGAATGTGCTGGCTGTCGAACTCCCGGTCCATCAGCACGTTATCGACGTGAACGAGGTTCTCGGCAGAGTTAAGCAGATCTTCGATAATTTCTAATCAGGCGTTTTGAACTTCGAACAAGCCTGTCATCGATACTCCGAAATCGTTCGATACGGGACGTAGTAGCCGATCTCATCGATCCACTTCGACAGCCACTCGTCAGCAGTGGCTTCGTCGATCCTCCCAGCATCGATTGCAGCCAACAGAACGCCAACCGACCCCACAACGGTCACGCCCTGATCTTTCGCAAACGACCGAGCATCTCCGTCGTCTGTCAGCAGTCGACCGTCGTGTGCGTCGGCAAGGGCGAACGCCTGTGCTTCCCCAGGATCGAGATGCTCCCCAACAACGGCTTCTCTGTTTGCGACAGTATCCGAAATCGCCGCAACTGGGATTTCGTCGTCAAGCGCATCGAGTGCTTCCTGAAGATATGGGTGGTTAGCAACGCCGTGTTCGAGCTCCTCACGAACGACTGGTACCGTACAGATTCCAGAAAGGTCAGCTACTATCCACAGCTGATCGATGTACGCAAAATTCGAGAGGACAGTCGTGTTCAAGACGCTCGGGTTCGCTGGGAGATCGTTACCTGTCATTTAGCACGTGGCTCCTCATCAGACGAGTCCTCATCATCGAATTCGAGTTCGCGTGCTGCCTCTACCTCGTAGGCTGCGTCGTCTTCGTCAACGAGTCCGAGGCGAAGTTCAACACCGTGCTCACGGAGGATGTCACGCATCGTCCAGCGGTCCACAGCAGCGAGTCTTGCAGCATCACCGAGTGTGATCCGCTCGCGTTCGTAGAGGGCGACCGCAGCTGCAATCCGTTCGTTCTCGTGGTCCTCGAAGTATTCACGCACGAACTCGCGCAACGCATCGCTCTTGCCACCAAACACACCAGCCTCGACAGCACCCTCAATGAGGAGGTCAAGGTCATCTGGGTAAGAACCGGTAATTCGTGCCATCGTTCTCTCCTAGACTACGACTTCATACTATTTATGAACTACGTCAGAATACGATATGCATTGCGACGACTGGTCTCAACTATTACGCTCAAATTCTGACCTTTGATAAGCAACATAATTTTTGCCTGCTAGGAGACCAAGATAGACGTCTGATGCGTGGGAATTCAGCCGTTTTAGCGGTTGTAATGGATTGAGAATGAAGCAAAATTAGCGCGTGATGAGTCTGTCAGCTGTGACGTGACAACTGGAGTCGACGACTGTCGGAAATCCGCCCAGGCGGGCCAGCGCTGCCGCTGGACCGTTTGACAAGCCCGCCACGACTCAGGTGATTACTCCGGTGGTCCGAGTCTGAGATCATGCCTGGCGATGGGAGGAATGTCGATGCACGT encodes:
- a CDS encoding UPF0175 family protein — protein: MARITGSYPDDLDLLIEGAVEAGVFGGKSDALREFVREYFEDHENERIAAAVALYERERITLGDAARLAAVDRWTMRDILREHGVELRLGLVDEDDAAYEVEAARELEFDDEDSSDEEPRAK